In Tachysurus vachellii isolate PV-2020 chromosome 1, HZAU_Pvac_v1, whole genome shotgun sequence, a genomic segment contains:
- the si:dkey-110c1.10 gene encoding unconventional myosin-Vb isoform X1 has product MASPELYTKGSCVWVPDSEEVWVCAQLEQDYQPGEQQLTLKLSDGTQMQYPVMPPAGLPPLGNPDILEGENNLTALTFLHEPAVLHNLRVRFLHYNSIYTYCGIVLVALNPYEQLPIYGEEVIDAYNGQDMADMDPHIFSIAEDAYRTMIREEKNQSIIISGESGSGKTVSAKFTMRYFAVVGGAAQQTSVEEKVLASNPIMEAIGNAKTTRNDNSSRFGKYIEIGFGSKGDIIGANMRTYLLEKSRVVFQAPEERNYHIFYQLCASRDLPELRPLKLKAAEDFRYTNQGQDINILGTDDAVELEHTRNALTVLGVSLDQQMEFFQILAAVLHLGNINIQSSGRGERSYINEDDRSLVIFSKLMGVERTQMAHWLCHQRLAVGRELLVKPMSAQKANEARDALAKHVYGQLFTWTVQRLNSALRSHREQPKTFIGVLDIYGFETFDRNSFEQFCINYANEKLQQQFTRHVFQLEQEEYEREELPWNRIEFSDNQPCITLIEGSLGLLDLLDEECRIPKGSDENWAQKLYDQHLNQSPNFSKPRMSNATFIVLHFADMVQYECEGFLDKNRDTIFEEPINIMRASQLEFVAELFNQGSAGGPLSASVPASVHSGKRAHREHRLTVAFQFRQSLQLLMDTLNSTTPHYVRCIKPNDLKQPFLFDPKRAVQQLRACGVLETIRISAAGYPSRWTYEDFFNRYRVLLQVFSVQEDLRISCRKKIPALIPEPEQYCFGKTKIFFRPGQVALLEKLRAERLRIAGVKIQSWMRGWIQHRRYLQLRSATLILQRYTRGALARRLAWTLRYTRATLVIQKTCRMVIVRHRFLTARKAAITIQAFARGMQARRDYRLVLMEKAAVCLQTWVRCWLARRWFRRIRAAVVLMQCCVRRRAACMELRKLRAEARSVEKYRELNKGMEVKLMQLQLRVDQQARESASLRESLRAERESHNTEVEQLRSTLLKLQQQLQEQSQAVPFFNAKQEEEQRRAEERAAQEIRRLTQEMEVLKVERDSLLKERDALSTRICEQQKIQEESSQQLVSQAGEAIQVELEEERRRYQGLLREFTRLEQRYDNLRDMSMLPTTELQRWSGHKRTDSTQSISVDPVSPISPSFGSYPDFSSYEESRRISVTSTCDRRLSSTEGPLNALMEEFGVAKDTGGKMQGEDLHHAYNAISVANKFLEKQLLAQRAEHEQEKTALIQQLQEAQTRNAPVNQEQKELMEQLEVQEQDCCRMRRELKELKHTVTLRRILSFAGPTMSTSQNTVNSPQHTSLALTGLLECRKRDESKLIKNLITDVRVDVALSLAPGLAAKLLFLCVRQADCSRDEARARGLCTITVTAIKAALIKHRGDLDMMALWLKNTYLLKDLLTQHSLTQGTGRTEDVLPLQVELKEQVRMLSDVCIQAYQQLVFISESRLQPIIVPAMLESETIPGLSGAVVKLATSRKCVGPDPRYAGSLDGISMATVLRELGALHTAMVRQELPSALLEQAFRQLTHLLAACSLNSLILRKDMCCWNRGLLIRYNVSLLEEWLRSRGLQTKGASASLEPLIQAAQLLQMSKKSEADAQAIVNTCNTLSSQQVVKLLSQYTPQSDAEERVTLRFIRIVQGLLKGRADGNPAALLLDIRSFFPVTFPHTPPSPISAEQLHIPEALKINFLRRV; this is encoded by the exons agaggagaaaaaccAGTCCATTATCATTAGTGGTGAGTCAGGATCTGGAAAAACTGTGTCTGCCAAGTTCACCATGCGATACTTTGCTGTGGTTGGAGGAGCAGCTCAGCAGACCAGTGTAGAGGAAAAAGTCTTGGCCTCCAATCCCATCATGGAG GCCATTGGGAACGCTAAAACTACTCGAAATGATAACAGCAGCAGATTTGGGAAGTATATTGAGATTGGCTTTGGATCTAAAGGAGATATAATTGGAGCGAACATGAGGACCTACCTCTTGGAGAAATCTAGAGTTGTTTTTCAG GCCCCAGAGGAAAGGAACTATCACATTTTCTACCAGCTCTGTGCCTCCAGAGACCTACCAGAACTGAGGCCACTCAAACTAA AAGCTGCAGAGGATTTTCGATACACTAACCAAGGAcaagatataaacattttaggTACAGATGATGCCGTGGAGCTGGAGCACACTCGAAATGCTTTGACTGTTTTGG GAGTTTCACTTGACCAGCAGATGGAGTTCTTTCAGATTTTGGCAGCTGTCCTCCATCTTGGAAATATTAATATCCAATCCAGTGGCAGAGGCGAACGTAGCTACATTAAT gAAGATGACCGATCTTTGGTGATCTTTTCCAAACTAATGGGGGTTGAAAGAACTCAGATGGCCCACTGGTTGTGCCATCAGCGTCTAGCTGTAGGTAGGGAGCTACTGGTAAAGCCTATGTCAGCCCAGAAGGCTAATGAGGCACGGGATGCTCTGGCTAAACATGTTTATGGGCAGCTGTTCACCTGGACTGTTCAAAGGCTGAACTCAGCTCTAAGGTCACACAGAGAGCAGCCTAAGACTTTTATAGGAGTGCTGGACATCTATGG gtttgAGACCTTTGACAGAAACAGCTTTGAACAATTCTGCATTAATTATGCCAATGAGAAACTTCAGCAACAGTTCACCCGG CATGTGTTCCAGCTGGAGCAGGAGGAGTACGAGCGAGAGGAGCTACCCTGGAACCGTATTGAGTTCAGTGATAACCAGCCATGCATCACCCTCATTGAGGGCTCTCTGGGTCTTCTGGACCTACTGGATGAGGAATGCCGT ATTCCTAAAGGCTCAGATGAAAACTGGGCACAAAAACTCTATGACCAGCACTTGAATCAAAGCCCCAACTTCAGTAAACCGCGCATGTCCAATGCTACCTTTATTGTGCTCCACTTCGCTGACATG GTTCAGTATGAATGTGAAGGGTTTTTAGATAAGAATCGTGACACAATATTTGAGGAACCTATTAATATAATGCGAGCCAGTCAG TTGGAGTTTGTTGCTGAATTGTTTAATCAAGGGTCAGCTGGGGgccctctctctgcctctgtacCTGCGAGTGTGCATTCAGGAAAAAGAGCTCACCGTGAGCACAGACTGACCGTGGCTTTCCAGTTCCGCCAGTCTCTGCAGCTCCTGATGGACACCCTGAACAGCACCACCCCACATTACGTCCGCTGCATCAAACCCAACGACCTCAAACAGCCTTTCCT gttTGATCCTAAAAGAGCAGTACAGCAGCTGCGAGCCTGTGGTGTGCTGGAGACAATCCGAATCAGTGCTGCAGGCTACCCATCCAG gtGGACATATGAGGACTTCTTCAATCGCTATAGAGTTCTCCTCCAAGTCTTTTCTGTTCAGGAAGATTTGCGGATATCCTGCAGAAAGAAAATTCCTGCCCTTATCCCTGAACCTGAGCAGTATTGCTTTGGCAAGACAAAAATATTCTTTCGGCCAGGTCAGGTGGCTTTGCTGGAGAAGCTGAGGGCTGAGAGGCTACGGATAGCAGGGGTAAAGATCCAGAGCTGGATGCGAGGCTGGATCCAGCACCGACGCTACCTGCAGCTACGGTCGGCAACTTTGATTCTGCAAAGATACACCCGGGGAGCTCTGGCACGCAG ATTGGCTTGGACTCTGAGGTACACACGGGCAACACTGGTCATTCAGAAGACATGCCGTATGGTAATAGTAAGACACCGCTTCCTTACTGCCAGAAAGGCCGCAATAACTATCCAGGCCTTTGCCAGGGGCATGCAGGCTCGCCGTGACTACAGACTG GTATTGATGGAGAAGGCAGCAGTTTGTCTGCAGACGTGGGTGCGCTGCTGGCTTGCTCGGCGTTGGTTTAGGCGCATTAGAGCTGCGGTGGTGCTGATGCAGTGCTGTGTACGAAGGAGAGCTGCATGTATGGAGTTACGGAAGCTGCGAGCAGAGGCTCGCTCTgtagagaaatacagagagctCAACAAGGGCATGGAGGTCAAACTCATGCAACTTCAGCTGCGTGTTGACCAGCAG GCCAGAGAAAGTGCATCTCTTCGTGAATCTCTCCGTGCTGAACGCGAGTCACACAATACAGAGGTGGAACAGCTGCGCTCAACTCTGCTCAAACTCCAGCAGCAGCTCCAGGAGCAAAGCCAAGCTGTTCCCTTTTTCAACGCcaaacaggaggaggagcagcGGAGAGCTGAGGAGAGAGCAGCTCAGGAGATTCGCAGGCTCACACAG GAGATGGAAGTTTTGAAAGTAGAGAGGGACTCTTTGCTAAAGGAAAGAGATGCTCTATCCACTCGTATATGTGAGCAGCAGAAAATTCAAGAAG agagcagCCAGCAATTGGtctcacaggcaggtgaagcgaTACAGGTGGAGCTggaagaagagaggaggagataTCAGGGCTTGCTGAGGGAGTTTACTCGCTTAGAGCAGAGATACGACAACCTGAGAGACATGAGCATGCTCCCTACTACTGAG CTGCAGCGTTGGTCTGGACACAAAAGGACCGATTCCACTCAGAGTATTTCTGTGGACCCTGTTTCTCCCATCTCTCCATCCTTTGGCAGCTACCCTGACTTTTCCTCTTATGAGGAGAGCAGGAGGATCAGTGTCACCTCAACTTGTGACAGGAGGCTCAGCAGCACAGAAGGACCTTTG AATGCATTAATGGAAGAATTTGGAGTGGCAAAGGACACAGGAGGAAAAATGCAAGGAGAAGATCTTCACCATGCTTACAATGCTATCAGTGTGGCAAACAA GTTTCTGGAGAAGCAGCTGCTGGCTCAAAGAGCTGAGCACGAGCAGGAGAAAACTGCACTTATTCAGCAGCTCCAGGAAGCCCAAACTAGAAATGCTCCGGTTAACCAAGAGCAGAAG gaGCTAATGGAGCAGCTGGAAGTTCAGGAACAGGATTGCTGTAGAATGAGGAGGGAACTAAAGGAGCTGAAACATACAGTGACACTCAGAAGAATTCTTTCATTTGCAG GTCCAACCATGTCTACAAGTCAGAATACTGTGAATTCACCACAACACACAAGCTTGGCTCTGACTGGACTTCTGGAGTGTAGGAAGAGAGATGAGAGCAAACTGATAAAAAATCTAATTACAG ATGTACGAGTGGATGTGGCTCTGTCTCTGGCACCGGGACTAGCAGCAAAACTCCTCTTCTTGTGCGTGCGTCAGGCAGACTGCAGCAGGGACGAGGCTCGAGCCCGAGGCCTCTGTACTATCACAGTGACTGCCATTAAAGCAGCCCTAATA AAGCACAGGGGTGATTTGGACATGATGGCGCTGTGGCTGAAGAACACTTACCTACTTAAAGACCTGCTTACCCAGCATTCACTCACACAG GGTACAGGGAGAACAGAGGATGTGCTTCCTCTGCAGGTCGAGCTAAAGGAGCAGGTACGAATGctcagtgatgtgtgtattcAGGCGTACCAGCAGCTTGTCTTCATCTCTGAGAGCCGTCTGCAGCCCATCATTG TCCCAGCAATGTTAGAGAGTGAGACCATCCCAGGCCTGTCTGGAGCTGTGGTAAAGCTGGCCACCTCTCGTAAGTGTGTGGGTCCAGACCCACGGTATGCAGGCTCTCTGGATGGGATCAGCATGGCGACTGTCCTGAGGGAGCTGGGAGCTCTGCACACTGCAATGGTGCGACAGGAGCTTCCCTCAGCACTGCTCGAACAAGCTTTCCGCCAGCTCACACACCTGCTCGCTGCCTGCTCGCTCAACAGCCTGATACTGCGCAAAGACATGTGCTGCTGGAACCGTGGCCTGCTGATTCG CTATAATGTGAGTTTGCTGGAGGAGTGGCTGAGGAGTCGTGGACTGCAGACAAAGGGAGCTTCAGCCTCACTGGAGCCCCTCATCCAGGCAGCACAGCTACTCCAAATGAGCAAGAAATCAGAGGCTGACGCACAGGCCATAGTTAACACCTGCAATACTCTGTCCAGCCAGCAG GTTGTGAAGCTTTTATCACAATACACCCCACAGAGTGATGCTGAAGAGAGAGTCACACTCCGTTTTATTCGCATTGTTCAG GGCCTGTTGAAGGGGCGTGCGGATGGAAACCCCGCAGCACTACTGCTGGACATCAGGAGTTTTTTCCCCGTCACCTTCCCGCACACACCGCCTTCACCAATCAGCGCCGAGCAGCTGCACATCCCGGAAGCTCTCAAGATCAACTTCCTGCGTAGAGTCTGA